The sequence ACATCATCAATATCATGCCATTTGGGTTAGTTTCTGCTTGGAATAAGCGAAGGAGAAGTCGGTCGGAAGATCATGTTGATCCATGTAAGTTTTTTCATAGTTTATGCAGGTTCTTAACCAAATTTTCTTAAAATTTTGATGGTGAATGGTCAACTTTCAGGGGTTTATAGGCCAGTGGAGTATTGGAAACTCGAAAAGGATCAAACGGTTCAAAATCCACCGCCGAAAAGGCAACACGGGTCATCGGTTTTTACACTCAAGGAGATGGAAGAAGCTACTTGTTCGTTCAGCGAAGAATATTTGCTGGGAAAAGGAGGATTTGGCAGAGTTTATAAAGGAAAGCTTCAGTCTGGTGAGGTAATCTTTCAGAAAGTTGCAAACTTTTTAATAATTTCTTCAAGAAAATCATATATTTTGACAGAATATGATATCAATTTGGATAAAGAAAACAGATTTTGAATGAAAAGTAAGCGTATTGATGTTGTTTTTGAATTGGAAGGTTGTGGCAATCAAGAAAATGGAGCTACCGCCGTTTAAAGCAGCAGAAGGGGAGCGCGagtttcgtgttgaagttgatattTTGAGTAGATTGAATCATCCAAATCTTGTTTCTTTAATTGGATACTGTGCAGATGGGAAGCATAGGTTTGTTGTTTATGAATACATGCACAAAGGCAATCTACAAGATCACTTGAATGGTTTGTCTTTTCTAAAATATTCTTTACTTGTTTAACTATTTTCTTATTAATCAAACATAATTTTCATTGAGTACTCAAACTTTAGGGGGTGGGCCCCATAATGTCATTAACAAAAGTGATAATACAGGAATAGAGGATAAGAAGATGGATTGGGGTGTAAGGCTAAAAGTGGCAATTGGGGCAGCAAGAGGACTTGCATATCTACATTCAAGTTCTGCTGTTGGAATACCTGTTGTACATCGAGACTTCAAATCGACAAATATTCTATTGAGCGATAATTATGAAGCAAAGGCATATATCTATCTATTCTCACTTTCTATAATTATTACACCTAGCAATTGAGATCCAAactctcaaatttgggtcaatTGGATATTGAAAAAAAATTAGACCCGACAATGTAAACCAAAACTTAAAATAAGGTCCAATGAGTTTTTCTTCAACCTATTGGGTCATATTCAATATATAAAAAGAACTGGTCAAATGGGTATCAAATCCTAAAGTTTAATAAATAGAGACATGTCTAATGagtcttgtgaatgggtcaaatgggtcgagcatAACAAGATTCATCCGTCAATTATTTATGAAAGCATTAAtggttatattaattattatgtatatcaatattttcttatatatataataaataaacaaatattaacaataacaataactaaaaCAGTATAATACATGTAAAAAATCAAATGTAAAAGTATATGACCTGTTTGGACGTATTTGACCCATTACCCGTTTCGacctgttacccaaaccgacccaacctgacccgtttgccaggtattattattaattatatttgtcTTTGAAGATTAGTAATCAAATGGTTTTCACAGATATCAGATTTTGGTCTAGCTAAGTTAATGCCAGAGGGTCAAGAAACTAATGTGACCGCACGAGTGCTTGGTACATTTGGCTATTTTGACCCTGAGTATACATCGGTAAGCAGTAATAATTACATTTATATGCACTTAATCCTAAACAGTAAAAAAGATTAATAACAAAGTCAAACATTGACTTTACTAACAGACCGGGAAACTCACTTTACAAAGTGATGTTTATGCATTTGGCGTTGTTCTGCTTGAACTTATGACTGGGCGTCGAGCTGTGGACCTAAACCAAGGACCCAACGATCAAAACCTTGTACTGCAGGTGTGCTACTTTTAACTGTTTAGGACATGATAATGGTCTAGGTTAAGATATTAAGAGGGGTATTTGTGTAAAATTGCAGGTAAGGCATATACTGAATGACAAGAAGAGGTTAAGAAAGGTGATAGATCCAGAAATGAGTCGAAGCTCAT comes from Rutidosis leptorrhynchoides isolate AG116_Rl617_1_P2 chromosome 4, CSIRO_AGI_Rlap_v1, whole genome shotgun sequence and encodes:
- the LOC139844689 gene encoding probable serine/threonine-protein kinase PBL28; translated protein: MPFGLVSAWNKRRRSRSEDHVDPWVYRPVEYWKLEKDQTVQNPPPKRQHGSSVFTLKEMEEATCSFSEEYLLGKGGFGRVYKGKLQSGEVVAIKKMELPPFKAAEGEREFRVEVDILSRLNHPNLVSLIGYCADGKHRFVVYEYMHKGNLQDHLNGIEDKKMDWGVRLKVAIGAARGLAYLHSSSAVGIPVVHRDFKSTNILLSDNYEAKISDFGLAKLMPEGQETNVTARVLGTFGYFDPEYTSTGKLTLQSDVYAFGVVLLELMTGRRAVDLNQGPNDQNLVLQVRHILNDKKRLRKVIDPEMSRSSYTIESVAMYANLASRCVRVDSHERPSMDECVKELQIIIYTNAKGLGMAMHAFRML